In Topomyia yanbarensis strain Yona2022 chromosome 2, ASM3024719v1, whole genome shotgun sequence, one DNA window encodes the following:
- the LOC131684574 gene encoding uncharacterized protein LOC131684574 isoform X2: protein MNDENTVPASQASTVLNLSTDSGFYTDWKQEYQLDTEQAILSAGRTESIMLSTTRLISTLCTLLKLPHSVEFSSIDTLERFLVTVIDDAEGTSARNFVQQMPLYVFSVLSLIKHSLLLGAVERFSKEFILTLGIARKDFVGSIGVKLLRVVYAQKHHIYSSLRPSIKCEDMFVRFKSNKLILAAATVTAMLKFCGAVQERVVDQVVNQLSNECFVEPKNIIFLRDAILNVFN from the exons ATGAATGACGAAAACACGGTACCAGCTAGTCAAGCAAGCACCGTACTCAACTTGAGCACAGATTCCGGCTTCTACACAGACTGGAAACAGGAGTACCAGCTAGACACGGAACAAGCTATTTTGAGCGCAGGCCGAACGGAAAGTATCATGCTGTCCACCACGCGGTTGATCTCTACTCTGTGTACTTTATTGAAATTACCACATAGCGTAGAGTTCTCCTCCATCGATACTTTGGAACGATTTTTGGTCACGGTCATTGATGATGCTGAAGGAACATCTGCAAGGAATTTCGTGCAGCAAATGCCTCTGTATGTATTCAGCGTGCTAAGCCTC ATCAAACATTCACTTCTGTTAGGCGCAGTCGAACGATTTTCGAAGGAATTTATATTGACACTTGGAATAGCCCGGAAAGACTTTGTTGGATCCATAGGGGTCAAATTGTTACGAGTCGTTTACGCGCAAAAACATCACATCTACAGCAG CTTGAGACCGAGTATCAAATGTGAAGACATGTTCGTGCGGTTCAAGTCCAATAAATTGATTCTGGCTGCCGCAACGGTAACGGCAATGCTGAAGTTTTGCGGCGCTGTTCAGGAACGGGTAGTGGATCAAGTCGTCAACCAGCTGTCGAATGAATGTTTTGTGGAGCCGAAAAACATTATCTTCTTACGAGATGCCATTCTGAACGTGTTCAATTAA
- the LOC131684574 gene encoding uncharacterized protein LOC131684574 isoform X1 → MNDENTVPASQASTVLNLSTDSGFYTDWKQEYQLDTEQAILSAGRTESIMLSTTRLISTLCTLLKLPHSVEFSSIDTLERFLVTVIDDAEGTSARNFVQQMPLYVFSVLSLVSKFFDAHVKLDPRVLEQILQQYAPNLPWSDKRMLELEFEVLKKLNYKIKHSLLLGAVERFSKEFILTLGIARKDFVGSIGVKLLRVVYAQKHHIYSSLRPSIKCEDMFVRFKSNKLILAAATVTAMLKFCGAVQERVVDQVVNQLSNECFVEPKNIIFLRDAILNVFN, encoded by the exons ATGAATGACGAAAACACGGTACCAGCTAGTCAAGCAAGCACCGTACTCAACTTGAGCACAGATTCCGGCTTCTACACAGACTGGAAACAGGAGTACCAGCTAGACACGGAACAAGCTATTTTGAGCGCAGGCCGAACGGAAAGTATCATGCTGTCCACCACGCGGTTGATCTCTACTCTGTGTACTTTATTGAAATTACCACATAGCGTAGAGTTCTCCTCCATCGATACTTTGGAACGATTTTTGGTCACGGTCATTGATGATGCTGAAGGAACATCTGCAAGGAATTTCGTGCAGCAAATGCCTCTGTATGTATTCAGCGTGCTAAGCCTCGTGAGTAAATTTTTCGATGCTCACGTTAAATTAGACCCACGTGTGCTGGAGCAGATCCTTCAACAGTACGCTCCGAACTTACCCTGGTCCGACAAAAGAATGCTGGAATTGGAGTTCGAAGTTCTCAAAAAGCTAAACTACAAG ATCAAACATTCACTTCTGTTAGGCGCAGTCGAACGATTTTCGAAGGAATTTATATTGACACTTGGAATAGCCCGGAAAGACTTTGTTGGATCCATAGGGGTCAAATTGTTACGAGTCGTTTACGCGCAAAAACATCACATCTACAGCAG CTTGAGACCGAGTATCAAATGTGAAGACATGTTCGTGCGGTTCAAGTCCAATAAATTGATTCTGGCTGCCGCAACGGTAACGGCAATGCTGAAGTTTTGCGGCGCTGTTCAGGAACGGGTAGTGGATCAAGTCGTCAACCAGCTGTCGAATGAATGTTTTGTGGAGCCGAAAAACATTATCTTCTTACGAGATGCCATTCTGAACGTGTTCAATTAA